The proteins below are encoded in one region of Campylobacter rectus:
- a CDS encoding 3-isopropylmalate dehydratase small subunit yields MKQAKVWKFGDNIDTDIIIAARYLNTSDEKILATHIMEDADPEFSKKISVGDVIVAGENFGCGSSREHAPLALKAAGIGAVIAKSFARIFYRNSFNTGLLILEIKETDEINAGDELKINVDNGAVVNLTSGKEYEFSPIPPFMQELLKSGGLIEYAKTRI; encoded by the coding sequence ATGAAACAAGCAAAAGTCTGGAAATTCGGCGACAATATCGACACCGACATCATCATAGCCGCGCGCTATCTAAACACCTCGGACGAAAAAATCTTGGCCACTCATATTATGGAGGACGCCGATCCCGAGTTTAGCAAAAAAATCTCCGTCGGCGACGTCATCGTAGCGGGCGAAAATTTCGGCTGCGGCAGCTCGCGCGAGCACGCTCCTTTGGCGCTTAAAGCTGCAGGCATAGGCGCGGTGATAGCTAAGAGTTTTGCTAGGATTTTTTATAGAAACAGCTTTAACACGGGACTTTTGATATTAGAAATCAAAGAAACGGACGAGATAAACGCCGGCGACGAGCTAAAAATCAACGTGGATAACGGCGCGGTCGTAAATTTAACGAGCGGCAAAGAGTATGAATTTAGCCCTATACCGCCGTTTATGCAAGAGCTTTTAAAAAGCGGCGGCCTCATAGAGTACGCCAAAACAAGGATATAA
- the leuB gene encoding 3-isopropylmalate dehydrogenase: protein MAKIYNIAVIKGDGIGPEIVDEAIKALDAASAEFGFELSYNFYLMGGAAIDVFGEPLPNETLSGAINSDAVLFGAIGGPKWDGLPRHLRPESGLLKLRKELGAYANLRPAMIFDELVDASTLKPSVLQGVDFIVVRELTGGIYFGQPREKKENSAYNTMTYTSEEIERIAKVGFETAMKRKKRVCMVDKANVLETSQLWREVTSEVAKSYPEVNLEFMYVDNAAMQLVRAPSKFDVILTENLFGDILSDEASMVCGSIGLLPSASIGGKVGIYEPIHGSAPDIAGQGIANPVATILSAAMMLRYSFGENEAAKAIENAVKAALAQGYRTKDIAEFGAKEICSTSEMGGIIASLIKK from the coding sequence ATGGCTAAAATTTATAACATAGCGGTAATAAAGGGCGACGGCATCGGTCCTGAGATAGTGGACGAGGCGATAAAGGCGCTGGATGCGGCTAGCGCGGAGTTCGGTTTTGAGCTTAGCTATAACTTTTACCTGATGGGCGGCGCAGCGATCGACGTGTTCGGCGAGCCTTTGCCTAACGAGACGCTAAGCGGCGCGATAAACTCGGACGCGGTGCTTTTCGGAGCTATAGGCGGGCCTAAATGGGACGGCTTGCCGCGTCATCTGCGCCCTGAAAGCGGGCTTTTGAAGCTGCGAAAAGAGCTTGGCGCGTATGCGAATTTGCGCCCCGCGATGATATTTGACGAGCTGGTGGATGCTAGCACGCTAAAGCCATCCGTCCTTCAGGGCGTCGATTTTATCGTGGTTCGCGAACTAACGGGCGGGATATACTTCGGTCAGCCGCGCGAGAAAAAAGAAAATAGCGCCTACAATACGATGACCTACACGAGCGAGGAGATCGAGCGCATCGCAAAGGTCGGATTTGAAACCGCGATGAAGCGCAAAAAACGCGTCTGCATGGTCGATAAGGCAAACGTGCTAGAGACCAGTCAGCTGTGGCGAGAGGTCACGAGCGAGGTCGCAAAGAGCTATCCGGAGGTAAATTTGGAGTTTATGTACGTCGATAACGCGGCGATGCAGCTGGTGCGCGCGCCTAGTAAATTCGACGTGATTTTGACGGAAAATCTCTTCGGCGATATCCTAAGCGACGAGGCTAGCATGGTGTGCGGCTCAATCGGACTACTGCCAAGCGCCAGCATCGGCGGTAAGGTAGGCATCTACGAGCCTATCCACGGCAGCGCGCCCGATATCGCGGGGCAGGGCATCGCAAACCCGGTCGCTACGATACTAAGCGCTGCGATGATGCTTAGGTATTCATTCGGCGAAAACGAGGCTGCAAAAGCGATCGAAAACGCCGTAAAAGCGGCTCTTGCGCAAGGATATAGGACGAAGGATATAGCGGAATTCGGCGCTAAAGAAATTTGCTCTACGAGCGAAATGGGCGGCATCATCGCCTCGCTAATAAAAAAATGA
- a CDS encoding CiaD-like domain-containing protein has translation MKLEEIAKMAIDEVAMELKQMSAAQENLDAREAESGSNLGSVPASSGDVNLTNAAGLANLVGEISVADEASEFEETLDSAVSSQKTSAEFDGVQEAALTAAPQKAFEVEVANFTGEEIFLKNLKERILVLFEGLNATSEENLKDRLSLTLKFLEFVLANVENRLENLQK, from the coding sequence ATGAAACTGGAAGAAATAGCGAAAATGGCGATAGACGAGGTGGCGATGGAGCTAAAGCAAATGAGCGCCGCGCAGGAAAACTTAGACGCTCGCGAGGCTGAAAGCGGGTCAAATTTGGGGAGCGTTCCCGCATCAAGCGGTGACGTAAATTTGACCAATGCCGCTGGGCTTGCAAATTTAGTCGGCGAGATAAGCGTAGCGGACGAGGCTAGCGAGTTTGAGGAGACTTTAGATAGCGCGGTAAGCTCGCAAAAAACCTCGGCAGAATTTGACGGCGTCCAGGAGGCCGCCTTGACCGCTGCACCGCAAAAAGCCTTTGAGGTCGAGGTTGCAAATTTTACGGGCGAGGAGATATTTCTAAAAAACCTAAAAGAGCGCATTTTGGTGCTTTTTGAGGGGCTAAACGCGACGAGCGAGGAAAACCTAAAAGACAGGCTCTCGCTCACGCTTAAATTTTTAGAATTCGTGCTGGCAAATGTCGAAAATCGGCTCGAAAATCTGCAAAAATAA
- a CDS encoding tRNA nucleotidyltransferase/poly(A) polymerase family protein — protein MSKIGSKICKNKNLKWLRDFLAPHTKRAYIVGGCVRDAMLGKKTSDFDVEIYGIDPAKFDALMAQIGACGVGKNYFVYKFKNFDLSLPRTENKTGEGHKAFEVAYADDERAASLRRDFTVNAMMINIFDGSFLDFYGGERDLKRGILLHIDDEKFAEDSLRVLRAVQFSARLNFRIARDSLRLMKRLSISDLSRERVNGELMKLFGAKFQEVGFLYLYKLGLLGKIFGLNLSSAEAKKFAAKLKSAVKFLPKQNGKKDEREFLYLLNGYFGVKNFYDLGLPKSFEACVKEPFFESHPSDKDLLKIALDKPLKNWLGLNSPSLIKRAKNLGVYEAKFEPAIDTAEILKQGFKGAAIGAEIRRRQDLAIKERLAKPSV, from the coding sequence ATGTCGAAAATCGGCTCGAAAATCTGCAAAAATAAAAATCTAAAATGGCTGCGAGATTTTCTCGCGCCGCACACCAAGCGCGCGTATATCGTCGGCGGTTGCGTTCGCGACGCGATGCTCGGTAAAAAAACCTCCGACTTTGACGTTGAAATTTACGGCATCGATCCGGCTAAATTTGACGCGCTGATGGCGCAAATCGGCGCTTGCGGCGTGGGCAAAAACTACTTCGTTTATAAATTTAAAAACTTCGACCTTTCTTTACCGCGAACCGAAAACAAAACTGGCGAGGGACACAAAGCGTTTGAAGTCGCATACGCCGATGACGAACGCGCGGCGTCTTTGCGCCGAGACTTTACCGTAAACGCGATGATGATAAATATCTTTGACGGCTCGTTTTTGGACTTTTACGGCGGAGAGCGCGACCTAAAACGCGGCATCTTGCTCCATATCGACGACGAGAAATTCGCCGAAGATAGCCTACGCGTACTGCGGGCGGTGCAGTTTAGCGCTCGGCTAAATTTCCGTATCGCGCGTGATAGTTTGCGGCTAATGAAACGCCTAAGCATCAGCGATCTTAGCCGTGAGCGCGTAAACGGCGAGCTGATGAAGCTTTTTGGCGCTAAATTTCAAGAGGTCGGCTTTTTATATCTTTATAAACTGGGTCTTTTGGGTAAAATTTTCGGGCTAAATTTGAGCAGCGCCGAGGCGAAAAAATTTGCTGCAAAGCTAAAAAGCGCGGTCAAATTTCTACCCAAACAAAACGGCAAAAAAGACGAGCGCGAGTTTTTATATCTTTTAAACGGCTATTTCGGAGTTAAAAATTTTTACGATTTAGGACTACCAAAAAGCTTTGAAGCCTGCGTCAAAGAGCCGTTTTTTGAAAGTCATCCGAGCGATAAAGACTTGCTAAAAATCGCCCTTGATAAACCGTTAAAAAACTGGCTCGGGCTAAACTCGCCTAGTCTCATAAAAAGAGCTAAAAATTTAGGCGTTTATGAAGCTAAATTTGAGCCTGCTATCGACACGGCCGAGATTTTAAAGCAAGGCTTTAAAGGCGCTGCGATCGGCGCTGAGATAAGGCGCAGGCAGGATTTGGCGATCAAGGAGCGTTTGGCTAAGCCGAGCGTCTAA
- a CDS encoding tRNA (cytidine(34)-2'-O)-methyltransferase: protein MFNIVLVHPQIPQNTGSIGRMCVNANLKLHIIKPTVFDISEKAVRRAGLDYWARLNPVIWESLDEFLHANAQFEDRFFYATTKAHKFYFEAEFKKGDFLFFGGESTGLPMELMERNFANAIKIPMGEHGRSLNLATSAGIIAYEAIRQNFAQSGLGSAL, encoded by the coding sequence ATGTTTAATATCGTCCTCGTTCATCCTCAAATTCCCCAAAACACGGGCTCGATCGGACGTATGTGCGTAAATGCAAACCTTAAGCTTCATATAATCAAACCGACCGTTTTTGACATCAGCGAAAAGGCCGTTAGGCGTGCGGGACTTGATTACTGGGCGCGGCTAAATCCCGTGATTTGGGAGAGTTTGGATGAGTTTTTACACGCAAACGCCCAGTTCGAGGATAGGTTTTTTTACGCGACGACGAAGGCGCATAAATTTTACTTTGAAGCGGAGTTTAAAAAAGGCGATTTTCTGTTTTTCGGCGGCGAAAGCACGGGTCTGCCTATGGAGCTAATGGAGCGAAATTTCGCAAACGCGATCAAAATCCCGATGGGCGAGCACGGCAGAAGCTTAAATTTAGCCACGAGCGCGGGCATCATCGCCTATGAGGCCATCAGGCAAAATTTCGCCCAGTCAGGCCTTGGAAGCGCGCTATGA
- a CDS encoding endonuclease/exonuclease/phosphatase family protein: MKFTANRLFALIFAALFFVVFAAGAELKIATFNAQNLFDAKNDGSEYKDFVVGKSEWSEKKASAKFKTVSAKIKELNADIIALQEIENEQILKELMREASYKYFAFSNSKNGPVGLAVLSRVKPEKTRIFSVPNVKTRDILRLDFEVNGQKFSLLNLHFPARKNPLKQRKTAFITLKSALTDTEKVVVLGDFNAPYGDKELLGDLAASKNLANLWVFLPKHERYSHTSNNALDHVLLSKDALSQNYVLNSFKVELDGAQISDHFALVFRLNFDKNAKNTLQNIAEARVSELSKKSNLPVLLKRATVVQKDKKGFTLAQDKRGIYVYGPKNDAKPGWVMDVAVNRLDEFKGNLEISSHYAVKIYEETQDPREQMLEAKNLKQARPGDVFSRIGGEVRNGRLYTPYGDIKIYGAKGKPRNEKEAIFTSVRVVSYKNEPQIWIENEDN; the protein is encoded by the coding sequence ATGAAATTTACTGCAAATAGGCTCTTTGCGCTCATTTTTGCGGCCCTGTTTTTCGTCGTTTTTGCGGCGGGCGCCGAGCTAAAGATCGCCACGTTTAACGCGCAAAATTTATTTGACGCGAAAAACGACGGCAGCGAGTATAAAGATTTCGTCGTCGGTAAATCGGAGTGGAGTGAGAAAAAGGCAAGCGCCAAATTTAAAACCGTAAGCGCAAAGATAAAAGAGCTAAACGCCGATATCATCGCGCTTCAAGAGATCGAAAACGAGCAAATTTTAAAAGAGCTGATGAGGGAGGCGAGCTATAAATATTTTGCCTTTTCAAATAGTAAAAACGGCCCCGTAGGACTAGCGGTGTTATCTCGCGTAAAGCCTGAAAAAACGCGGATCTTTAGCGTGCCAAACGTAAAAACCAGAGACATTTTAAGGCTTGATTTTGAGGTTAATGGGCAAAAATTTAGCCTTTTAAATTTACATTTTCCCGCTAGAAAAAATCCGTTAAAGCAGAGAAAAACGGCTTTTATCACGCTAAAATCAGCATTAACGGATACTGAAAAGGTCGTGGTTTTGGGCGATTTTAACGCTCCTTACGGAGATAAAGAGCTGCTTGGCGATCTTGCGGCTAGTAAAAATTTAGCCAATCTTTGGGTGTTTTTGCCAAAGCACGAGCGCTACTCGCATACTAGTAATAACGCGCTTGATCACGTCCTGCTCTCAAAAGACGCGCTTAGCCAAAACTACGTTTTAAACAGCTTTAAGGTTGAGCTAGACGGGGCGCAAATTTCGGATCATTTTGCACTAGTTTTTAGGCTAAATTTTGATAAAAACGCTAAAAATACGCTGCAAAATATCGCCGAGGCGCGGGTTAGCGAGCTATCAAAAAAGTCAAATTTACCCGTTTTGCTAAAACGCGCTACGGTCGTGCAAAAGGACAAAAAAGGCTTTACGCTAGCGCAAGATAAGCGCGGTATCTACGTTTATGGGCCAAAAAACGACGCAAAGCCCGGCTGGGTCATGGACGTAGCGGTAAACCGCCTAGACGAGTTTAAGGGAAATCTTGAGATTAGCTCGCATTACGCGGTGAAAATTTACGAGGAAACGCAAGATCCGCGTGAGCAGATGCTGGAGGCTAAAAACCTAAAGCAAGCGCGCCCGGGCGACGTGTTTAGCCGTATCGGCGGCGAAGTGCGAAACGGCAGACTCTATACGCCTTACGGAGATATTAAAATTTACGGCGCAAAGGGCAAACCGCGCAACGAAAAAGAGGCGATTTTCACCTCCGTTCGCGTCGTGAGCTATAAAAACGAACCTCAAATTTGGATAGAAAATGAAGATAATTGA
- the glyS gene encoding glycine--tRNA ligase subunit beta gives MSETKELIVEIGVEELPAIPFLKECGNVAAKWRETLAQNSLDSECEFYYTPRRIAFCHPKFAVRQEDGFSEFIGAPRQVAQKDGAWTPAALSFAKKCGIDESELKFETVGGKEVLYYKKPVAGKPSAELLGDMIEKFLLSLNFGKSMRWGEGKFEFIRPVRSFLCLLGDEVVKFNKFDVESGDSIFMYRSVGYDKFTVKNAKDYFAAMPKIGIILDQNARREKILSEFKQIEAKNGVTVEVDEALLDEVVAITEHPTALLGGFEREFLEVPSEVIITSMKENQRYFPVFESGKLANRFVVVSNAISPEPALIVKGNEKVLRARLSDAMFFWRSDLAHEFGPEKLKNITYLKELGSTYDKSARELGVAKRLAKICADRLKACAGEDYEALLERSVMLSKADLTTQMVYEFTELQGVMGGYYAAAKGENENVVTAIKEQYLPSGEASALPSTIFSSVVALAIKLETLIGLFSAGKIPSGNKDPYALRRAANGVIKIIQNENLNFDIAAFLRETAEGYAKFDVEALIGFIFDRLYTFFDVNPSVVKACLASKKGDVLAQCEAIEALGAICAAEDFRQNFSTFKRLANIIKDENFGVVDEAKFENESEKKLNDAFKAAVKAGGSYSERLKNLFGLKAAIDEFFDNVMINAEDELVRKNRLALVGQIYAEFLKIADIKEISL, from the coding sequence ATGAGCGAAACAAAAGAACTGATCGTGGAGATCGGCGTCGAGGAGCTGCCGGCGATCCCGTTTTTAAAAGAGTGCGGCAACGTCGCGGCAAAATGGCGCGAGACGCTAGCGCAAAACAGCCTGGACAGCGAGTGCGAGTTTTACTACACGCCGCGCAGGATTGCGTTTTGTCACCCGAAATTTGCAGTGCGCCAGGAGGACGGTTTTAGCGAGTTTATCGGCGCGCCAAGGCAAGTCGCGCAAAAAGACGGCGCATGGACGCCTGCCGCGCTAAGCTTTGCTAAAAAATGCGGCATCGATGAGTCTGAGCTAAAATTTGAAACCGTCGGCGGCAAAGAGGTGCTCTACTATAAAAAGCCGGTCGCGGGCAAACCAAGCGCGGAGCTTCTGGGAGATATGATAGAGAAGTTTTTGCTGAGCTTAAATTTCGGCAAATCAATGCGCTGGGGCGAGGGTAAATTTGAGTTTATCCGCCCGGTACGCTCGTTTTTGTGCTTGCTCGGAGACGAGGTTGTTAAATTTAATAAATTTGACGTGGAAAGCGGCGACAGTATTTTTATGTACAGAAGCGTTGGCTACGATAAATTTACCGTCAAGAATGCGAAAGATTATTTCGCCGCGATGCCTAAAATCGGCATAATCCTCGATCAAAACGCGCGCCGAGAGAAAATTTTGAGCGAGTTTAAACAGATCGAAGCTAAAAACGGCGTAACGGTCGAGGTGGACGAGGCGCTGCTAGACGAGGTCGTAGCGATCACCGAGCATCCGACCGCGCTGCTTGGCGGCTTTGAGCGGGAGTTTCTGGAAGTGCCTAGCGAGGTCATCATCACCTCGATGAAGGAAAATCAGAGGTATTTTCCCGTTTTTGAGAGCGGCAAGCTCGCTAATCGCTTCGTAGTCGTTAGCAACGCTATCTCGCCCGAGCCTGCGCTCATCGTAAAGGGCAACGAAAAAGTCCTGCGCGCAAGACTTAGCGACGCGATGTTTTTCTGGCGCAGCGACCTGGCGCATGAGTTCGGCCCAGAAAAGCTAAAAAATATCACCTATCTAAAGGAGCTAGGCAGTACATACGATAAAAGCGCGCGCGAGCTAGGCGTCGCAAAACGGCTGGCAAAAATCTGCGCCGATAGGCTAAAAGCGTGCGCGGGAGAGGACTACGAGGCGCTGCTGGAGCGCTCCGTGATGCTTAGTAAGGCCGATCTAACCACGCAGATGGTGTATGAATTTACCGAGCTTCAGGGTGTGATGGGCGGCTACTACGCGGCGGCTAAGGGCGAAAACGAAAACGTCGTAACCGCGATCAAGGAGCAGTATCTGCCAAGCGGCGAGGCCAGCGCGCTACCTAGCACTATCTTTAGCTCCGTCGTCGCGCTCGCGATCAAACTTGAGACGCTAATCGGGCTCTTTAGCGCGGGCAAGATCCCAAGCGGAAACAAAGATCCGTATGCGCTGCGCCGCGCGGCTAACGGCGTCATCAAGATCATCCAAAACGAAAATTTAAACTTTGACATCGCGGCGTTTTTGCGCGAGACGGCGGAGGGATATGCTAAATTTGACGTCGAGGCGCTGATAGGATTTATATTTGATAGGCTTTACACATTCTTTGACGTAAACCCGTCCGTCGTAAAGGCCTGCCTAGCTAGTAAAAAGGGAGACGTACTTGCGCAGTGCGAGGCGATCGAGGCCCTAGGCGCGATCTGTGCGGCAGAGGACTTTAGGCAAAATTTCAGCACGTTTAAGCGTCTGGCAAACATCATCAAGGACGAAAATTTCGGCGTGGTAGATGAGGCGAAATTTGAGAACGAGAGCGAGAAAAAGCTAAACGATGCGTTTAAGGCTGCAGTAAAAGCAGGCGGCTCATACAGCGAACGCCTAAAAAATCTTTTCGGTCTAAAAGCTGCGATAGACGAGTTTTTCGACAACGTAATGATAAACGCCGAGGACGAGCTCGTGCGTAAAAACCGCCTTGCGCTCGTGGGGCAAATTTACGCGGAATTCCTCAAAATCGCCGATATAAAAGAGATAAGCTTGTGA
- a CDS encoding zeta toxin family protein → MKRLYVFAGVNGAGKSTFYVRQLEDDKIYGPRINSDELVREFGDWRNAKDQQRAARLALRLRKNYLENGVSFNIETTLSGHSIVNFIKDAKARGYFIALFYVGLDSVELSKRRVAIRAAKNGHSIDEAVLERRYDASFVNLARLIGVCDEIYFYDNSAPIENEDEQKFSNLALVAKKQDSCVTRISKERYEWFERVMREAEIAC, encoded by the coding sequence GTGAAGCGACTCTATGTCTTTGCGGGCGTGAACGGCGCGGGCAAATCGACCTTTTACGTGAGGCAGCTAGAGGACGATAAAATTTATGGGCCGAGGATAAACTCCGACGAATTAGTGCGGGAATTCGGCGATTGGCGCAATGCAAAAGACCAGCAGCGTGCAGCAAGGCTGGCTCTGCGCCTTCGCAAAAACTACCTTGAAAACGGCGTCAGCTTTAATATCGAAACGACGTTGAGCGGGCATTCTATCGTAAATTTTATCAAAGACGCCAAGGCGCGCGGCTACTTCATCGCGCTATTTTACGTAGGTCTAGATAGCGTGGAGCTCTCAAAGCGCAGAGTCGCGATACGTGCGGCTAAAAACGGGCACTCTATCGACGAGGCCGTGTTGGAGCGCAGATATGACGCTAGCTTTGTAAATTTAGCGCGGCTCATCGGCGTTTGCGACGAGATATATTTTTACGACAACAGCGCGCCGATCGAAAACGAAGATGAACAGAAATTTTCAAATTTGGCTCTAGTCGCTAAAAAGCAAGACAGCTGCGTAACGAGGATAAGCAAAGAAAGATACGAGTGGTTTGAGCGGGTGATGCGGGAGGCTGAAATTGCTTGCTAA
- the modD gene encoding ModD protein yields the protein MIKISDAEILSLIDEDLPYFDLTTSLQGIRKNAALTILPRENVTVSCVDVAAGIARLLDCRAQICVQNSAVVAAKEPIIKISGSYDSVHKAWKLAQICLEYACKIATYARAMNEAAKSVNPKCEILATRKSFPFAKKFCLKAVLEGGCGIHRLNLSDSVLFFKNHIKAYGSYDEFLAQISTFKAKAPERKIAVECENLDDCKALLKAGADVVQCDKFTPGAVKRAVDLRDKIAPNVALIASGGINLKNVREFASAGADALVTSAMYTQGMADITAILEIV from the coding sequence ATGATAAAGATAAGTGACGCCGAAATTTTAAGCTTGATCGACGAAGACCTACCCTACTTCGATCTCACGACATCGCTTCAAGGCATTCGTAAAAACGCCGCTTTAACCATACTACCGCGCGAAAACGTGACGGTTAGCTGCGTAGACGTCGCGGCCGGTATCGCCAGGCTGCTTGACTGCCGGGCGCAAATTTGCGTCCAAAACTCCGCCGTCGTAGCCGCAAAAGAGCCGATCATAAAAATCAGCGGTAGCTACGACAGCGTGCATAAAGCATGGAAACTAGCGCAAATTTGCCTAGAGTACGCCTGCAAGATCGCCACCTACGCAAGAGCGATGAACGAAGCCGCCAAAAGCGTAAATCCAAAATGCGAAATCCTAGCCACGCGCAAGAGCTTCCCGTTTGCTAAGAAATTTTGCCTAAAAGCCGTGCTTGAGGGCGGCTGCGGCATACATAGGCTAAATTTGAGCGATAGCGTGCTGTTTTTCAAAAATCACATCAAGGCTTACGGCTCGTATGATGAGTTTTTGGCTCAAATTTCAACCTTTAAAGCAAAAGCCCCCGAGCGCAAAATCGCCGTCGAATGCGAAAATTTAGATGATTGCAAAGCGCTTTTAAAGGCAGGTGCTGACGTCGTGCAGTGCGATAAATTTACGCCGGGGGCCGTAAAGCGAGCAGTGGACCTACGAGATAAAATCGCCCCAAATGTAGCACTAATCGCAAGCGGTGGGATAAATCTAAAAAACGTCCGAGAATTCGCTAGCGCCGGCGCGGACGCACTCGTGACATCAGCTATGTACACGCAAGGTATGGCCGACATTACCGCGATTTTAGAGATAGTATAA
- a CDS encoding alanine/glycine:cation symporter family protein has product MSRANDFLYGYFLVIVLVLTGVYFSYITRFVQFRMFFEACKVLVEKKDKYNKHHLTPFQALMISTASRVGIGNIAGISAAIVAGGPGALFWMCLMAFLGSASAFAESTLAQIYKTKDVLGFKGGPAYYIKNGLGIKWLASLFAVILIVTYAYGFNGLQSYTMTSAFQIYYDQSAGATSFSDSGLPVGIGLILTAFAAVMFFSKSHVIGKVSSYIVPFMALIYILLAFAAIFLNLEKLPAVFDMIIESAFDFKAIFGGFAGSVIVYGIKRGLFSNEAGMGSAPNAAAAAHTSHPVKQGLVQAMAVFIDMTICIASGMIVLFSQAYITKQTGASGEVLSALPLVQAAMREYYGELGLHFTTLAVVLFAITSLIGNYYYAQANIKYLTKNGNIATAFKVTAVAMIFVGAQMNLTIAWNIADITMAAMATINIAAIFMLSKVVIKAMKDYESQRKAGLNPEFDPESIGIANTTCWSKK; this is encoded by the coding sequence ATGTCGCGGGCAAACGACTTTTTATACGGCTATTTTTTAGTCATCGTGCTTGTTCTTACCGGGGTTTATTTTAGCTATATCACGAGATTTGTGCAGTTTAGGATGTTTTTCGAGGCTTGCAAAGTCCTAGTCGAGAAAAAGGACAAATACAACAAGCATCACCTCACTCCCTTTCAGGCGCTGATGATCTCTACCGCCTCGCGCGTGGGTATCGGAAATATCGCAGGCATCTCCGCCGCCATCGTCGCAGGCGGTCCGGGTGCGCTATTTTGGATGTGTCTGATGGCCTTTTTGGGCTCGGCTTCAGCCTTTGCCGAGAGTACTTTGGCTCAAATTTACAAGACCAAAGACGTCCTGGGCTTTAAGGGCGGACCGGCGTATTACATCAAAAACGGCCTTGGTATCAAGTGGCTGGCGAGCCTTTTTGCCGTCATTCTCATCGTCACCTATGCCTACGGATTTAACGGACTTCAAAGCTACACTATGACCTCCGCTTTTCAAATTTACTACGATCAAAGCGCGGGCGCTACGAGCTTTAGCGACAGCGGTTTGCCCGTGGGTATCGGCCTCATCCTTACTGCATTTGCGGCGGTGATGTTTTTTAGCAAGAGCCACGTCATCGGCAAGGTTAGCTCCTATATCGTGCCTTTTATGGCTCTTATTTACATCTTGCTCGCATTCGCGGCGATATTTTTAAATTTAGAAAAGCTCCCAGCCGTCTTTGATATGATCATAGAAAGCGCCTTTGATTTTAAAGCGATATTCGGCGGATTTGCGGGCAGCGTGATCGTCTACGGCATCAAGCGCGGGCTGTTTTCAAACGAAGCGGGTATGGGCTCTGCGCCAAACGCAGCGGCGGCCGCTCACACGAGCCACCCGGTAAAGCAAGGGCTCGTGCAGGCGATGGCCGTTTTTATAGATATGACGATTTGTATCGCTTCGGGTATGATAGTGCTTTTTTCACAGGCTTATATCACAAAGCAAACGGGCGCTAGCGGCGAGGTTTTAAGCGCGCTTCCTTTGGTGCAGGCTGCGATGCGAGAGTATTACGGCGAGCTAGGTCTTCACTTTACGACGCTTGCGGTGGTGCTTTTTGCGATCACGTCGCTGATCGGCAACTACTACTATGCACAGGCAAACATCAAATACCTCACCAAAAACGGCAACATCGCCACGGCGTTTAAGGTGACGGCGGTCGCGATGATATTCGTGGGCGCGCAGATGAACCTGACCATCGCATGGAACATCGCCGATATCACGATGGCGGCGATGGCTACGATAAATATCGCGGCGATTTTCATGCTATCAAAGGTCGTAATAAAAGCGATGAAAGACTACGAATCGCAAAGAAAAGCGGGGCTAAATCCCGAATTTGACCCTGAAAGCATAGGCATCGCAAATACAACCTGCTGGAGCAAAAAATGA